The proteins below are encoded in one region of Holophagaceae bacterium:
- a CDS encoding DDE-type integrase/transposase/recombinase: protein MLTQIELHDLFKSLGTPSAGMRLVQKARKEAPVREVQSHRGNVITRYASQKMGRAIAAESRTVEFPAIVQYEHDPKILEYYPQPVKLDLMLTERGTKKPFRLQHTPDFLLITTDGFRLEEWREEERLIGLARKTPGRYLRTDDGWRFPEAEEYLASLGIDYRLHSADEHPQQYVQNLIFLGDYLTPGWPPVEQKAIATLKGFFEGQAVIPLVHLIARIGTKVNEGISGVAVGDMGSVEIDVPKVTTDDIYKAIADGQLTVDLVNDDLGETDRVLIYRDLAAMQFHRRIEEAAMAECLETRVASIEVGAKLTYEGLPYEISLIGDTKVLLKGEQGTSEVDISVLETLHAEGKLELQASQHPGLTICDTLNAVSPNAIESALQRGGWLQMAAVDPNSVPRSKRSLERYRKAMREAGGSVAEQHLSLATKYERCGNHARKIPQELLDLIAKVAQEQFNNPKNITKKAAYLYLLDGCQEAGVRPCSLRTFHKELENLKSIRARKGKRWAYQTDPIVWYLHLNESIHGVRPFQYVHIDHTELDLLMCGPGGKNSLGKVWLTLAVDAESRAVLSFYLSFEAPSYRSCMMVLRDLVRRHGRMPEMLVLDNGKDFKSRAMQRVCQLYGCSIRYRPAGQSRHGSVMERLFGTVNTQFIHLLEGNTQLMKHARMTTKSVLPENFVTWTLTALHGAMDFFCKRIYGTEIHPAHGEAPLEHLERRLTETGERRNRLVRYDDTFRIETCPSPQEGDTRVVDGQRGVKITHIWYWNDVLRKPGVAGQPVEVRVDPWDVRVVYVLVGNQWHRCVSKLMGTIRNRTEIELRYAFAELAKKSRIQKKELSPERLAEHLRLLDAKAWDPRLGEQQAEAKTLYGPLGMTLATSDVQATRCEGKDEALGTKQLGQSKARKAQRETATSTATASRTLPAAVKPANPFGVLKTTRQVPNETLLKERDDDYEFF from the coding sequence AATGCGGTTGGTGCAGAAGGCCCGCAAAGAAGCCCCAGTCAGGGAAGTGCAATCCCATCGCGGAAACGTGATCACTCGCTATGCGAGCCAGAAAATGGGTCGGGCAATCGCTGCGGAGAGCCGGACGGTTGAATTCCCGGCCATCGTCCAATACGAGCATGACCCAAAGATTTTGGAGTACTACCCACAGCCGGTGAAGTTGGACTTGATGCTGACAGAGCGTGGCACCAAGAAACCCTTCCGGCTTCAGCATACCCCCGACTTCCTGCTGATCACCACAGACGGATTTCGCCTGGAGGAATGGCGCGAGGAGGAACGGCTCATTGGCCTGGCGCGAAAAACGCCGGGACGGTATCTCCGAACCGATGATGGGTGGCGCTTCCCGGAGGCCGAAGAATATCTTGCTTCTCTGGGAATCGACTATCGACTGCATTCAGCCGATGAGCACCCGCAGCAGTACGTCCAGAACCTGATCTTTTTAGGAGACTACCTGACACCGGGGTGGCCACCTGTCGAGCAGAAGGCCATAGCCACATTGAAGGGTTTCTTCGAAGGCCAGGCTGTCATTCCGCTGGTTCATCTGATTGCTCGGATTGGAACGAAAGTGAACGAGGGTATATCTGGTGTGGCGGTAGGCGACATGGGTTCTGTCGAAATCGATGTACCCAAAGTCACTACGGATGACATCTACAAAGCGATCGCAGATGGCCAACTCACTGTCGACCTGGTCAATGACGACCTCGGGGAGACGGACAGAGTGCTCATCTACCGGGATTTGGCAGCGATGCAGTTCCACCGCCGAATTGAAGAAGCAGCCATGGCTGAATGTCTAGAGACTCGCGTCGCATCAATTGAGGTAGGGGCCAAGCTGACCTATGAAGGCCTTCCCTACGAGATCTCGTTGATCGGTGATACGAAGGTCCTGTTGAAGGGAGAACAGGGCACGAGCGAGGTGGATATCTCAGTGCTTGAGACATTGCACGCTGAAGGAAAGCTTGAGCTGCAGGCTAGTCAACATCCTGGGCTAACCATTTGCGACACGCTTAATGCAGTCTCTCCCAATGCCATCGAGTCCGCGCTACAACGCGGTGGATGGCTCCAGATGGCCGCCGTGGATCCCAATTCGGTGCCTCGATCGAAACGGAGCCTTGAACGGTATCGCAAGGCCATGCGTGAAGCAGGCGGGAGCGTGGCCGAACAGCATCTTTCCTTAGCTACAAAATATGAACGATGCGGAAATCATGCCCGGAAGATTCCGCAGGAATTGCTTGATCTGATCGCGAAAGTCGCGCAGGAACAATTCAACAATCCGAAGAACATCACCAAAAAGGCGGCCTACCTATACCTCCTGGATGGCTGCCAGGAGGCGGGTGTGCGCCCCTGCTCGCTTAGGACGTTCCATAAAGAACTCGAAAACCTAAAATCCATTCGGGCCAGGAAGGGGAAGCGCTGGGCTTACCAAACCGATCCCATCGTCTGGTACCTCCATCTGAATGAGTCCATCCACGGCGTCCGCCCCTTCCAGTACGTTCACATCGACCACACCGAATTGGATCTTTTGATGTGCGGTCCGGGTGGGAAGAATTCCCTTGGAAAGGTGTGGCTCACATTGGCAGTGGACGCTGAGTCACGGGCGGTCCTCTCTTTCTATTTGAGTTTCGAGGCGCCGTCCTACCGCTCCTGCATGATGGTGCTGAGAGACCTCGTCCGCAGGCACGGCCGGATGCCGGAAATGCTGGTGCTCGACAATGGCAAGGATTTCAAATCTAGGGCCATGCAGCGGGTTTGCCAACTATACGGGTGCAGCATCCGATACCGGCCAGCGGGCCAATCGCGGCACGGATCGGTAATGGAGCGCCTGTTTGGAACGGTGAACACGCAGTTCATCCATTTGCTGGAAGGCAACACTCAGCTCATGAAGCATGCTCGGATGACCACCAAGAGCGTGCTACCCGAAAACTTCGTCACCTGGACCCTTACGGCCTTGCATGGCGCCATGGATTTCTTCTGCAAGCGGATTTACGGGACGGAGATTCATCCGGCCCATGGTGAGGCACCCCTTGAGCATCTGGAACGTCGGCTGACGGAAACGGGCGAACGCCGGAATCGGCTGGTCAGATACGACGACACCTTCCGGATTGAAACCTGTCCGAGCCCCCAGGAAGGGGATACGAGGGTGGTGGATGGACAACGCGGCGTAAAAATCACTCACATCTGGTACTGGAACGATGTGCTCCGGAAACCAGGCGTCGCCGGACAGCCTGTGGAGGTTCGCGTCGACCCCTGGGATGTTCGAGTTGTGTATGTGTTGGTTGGAAACCAATGGCACCGGTGCGTATCCAAGCTCATGGGGACGATCCGAAACCGTACAGAGATCGAACTTCGGTATGCGTTTGCCGAACTTGCAAAAAAATCCAGGATCCAGAAAAAGGAGCTTTCTCCCGAGCGGCTTGCGGAGCACCTGCGGCTGCTGGATGCCAAAGCCTGGGATCCACGATTGGGTGAGCAGCAGGCCGAGGCAAAGACGCTCTATGGTCCATTGGGAATGACCCTGGCGACCTCCGATGTTCAAGCCACCCGGTGCGAAGGCAAAGATGAGGCCCTCGGTACTAAGCAGCTAGGCCAGTCCAAGGCACGGAAGGCTCAACGAGAAACCGCCACCAGCACAGCAACAGCCTCCAGGACACTTCCTGCGGCAGTTAAACCCGCCAATCCGTTTGGCGTCCTTAAAACGACACGGCAGGTACCAAACGAAACCTTACTTAAGGAGCGAGACGATGACTACGAATTCTTCTGA